Proteins encoded by one window of Streptomyces sp. ALI-76-A:
- a CDS encoding Gfo/Idh/MocA family oxidoreductase produces the protein MPPLPARRRVAVVGTGAIVSGSHLPALRAHADRTELVAAVDVDQDRLDAFRELAGEDVAGYLSMDVMLDAVRPDLVLIGTPPSLHREQTVAALKAGAWVLCEKPLTLSLAEYDEIAAAEEASGAYASVVFQHRYGSGAVHARELIASGELGAPRVAHCQTTWYRDAAYYAVPWRGKWATEGGGPTMGHGIHQYDLLLHLLGPWTEIRAMAARLVHDTESEDVSTALVRFENGALATVVNSVLSPAEVSRIRVDCADATVELTHLYGHRNEDWVYTPAPHVGSERAAAWSAPAADVPSSHTAQLGALLDAYDNGVRPPTSGAEARATLEFAAALYKAAFTGAPVHAGEIAPGDPFYPAMHGDHPHWAPEERA, from the coding sequence ATGCCCCCGCTCCCAGCCCGTCGCCGCGTCGCCGTGGTCGGTACTGGTGCCATCGTCAGCGGCAGCCACCTGCCGGCCCTCAGAGCCCACGCGGACCGTACGGAACTGGTCGCCGCGGTCGACGTCGACCAGGACCGGCTCGACGCCTTTCGCGAGCTGGCGGGCGAGGATGTCGCCGGGTACCTGTCGATGGACGTGATGCTGGACGCCGTCCGTCCCGACCTGGTGCTCATCGGCACGCCGCCGTCCCTGCACCGCGAGCAGACGGTGGCCGCGCTGAAGGCGGGCGCCTGGGTGCTGTGCGAGAAGCCGCTCACGCTGTCGCTCGCCGAGTACGACGAGATCGCGGCGGCCGAGGAGGCGTCCGGCGCGTACGCGTCCGTCGTCTTCCAGCACCGCTACGGCTCCGGCGCCGTGCACGCCCGGGAGCTGATCGCGAGCGGAGAGCTGGGCGCCCCGCGGGTCGCGCACTGCCAGACCACGTGGTACCGCGACGCCGCCTACTACGCGGTCCCGTGGCGCGGCAAGTGGGCCACCGAGGGCGGCGGGCCGACCATGGGCCACGGCATCCACCAGTACGACCTGCTGCTGCACCTGCTCGGCCCGTGGACGGAGATCCGGGCCATGGCGGCGCGCCTGGTCCACGACACCGAGAGCGAGGACGTGTCCACGGCCCTGGTCCGGTTCGAGAACGGCGCCCTGGCGACCGTCGTCAACAGCGTGCTCTCCCCGGCCGAGGTCAGCCGGATCCGCGTCGACTGCGCCGACGCGACCGTCGAGCTCACCCACCTGTACGGGCACCGCAACGAGGACTGGGTCTACACCCCGGCCCCGCACGTCGGCTCCGAGCGCGCCGCCGCCTGGTCCGCCCCGGCCGCCGACGTGCCCAGCTCGCACACGGCCCAGCTCGGTGCGCTCCTCGACGCGTACGACAACGGTGTCAGGCCACCGACCAGTGGCGCCGAGGCCCGCGCCACGCTGGAATTCGCCGCCGCCCTCTACAAGGCCGCGTTCACCGGCGCCCCGGTGCACGCGGGCGAGATCGCACCCGGCGACCCGTTCTACCCGGCGATGCACGGCGACCACCCCCACTGGGCCCCCGAGGAGCGCGCATGA
- a CDS encoding GNAT family N-acetyltransferase gives MRTMSGLDVTVHRTGALDASLREAWHRAMDESPEYANPFLAPEFAAGVGRHRGAARVAVLRDGADPVGFLPFERNALGVGRAIGLGLSDCQALVHRPGVTWDSDELLRACGLSIFEFDHLVAEQKPFGRHVTGTFASPVIDLEPADRDGDYATWLRGAYPGLAKTTLKKERRLGRNVGEMRFVHDERDPAALRTLMRWKSAQYRRTGRMDRFARPWIVDLVTHLFQVREEHFTGVLSVLYAGDRPVAAHFGPRSRTVFAAWFTAYDPELSYYSPGLIMHLRLAEAAGRDGVRLMDMGRGEKEYKDWLKTRELRVGEGFASRPHPVAAAHRLWRRPVRGLRNTVLAHPSLREPADRLLKAVGTLRSPGRPRPGSSAP, from the coding sequence ATGCGCACCATGAGCGGACTGGACGTCACGGTCCACAGAACCGGCGCACTGGACGCCTCGCTGCGCGAGGCCTGGCACCGGGCGATGGACGAGTCACCCGAGTACGCCAACCCGTTCCTCGCGCCGGAGTTCGCGGCCGGGGTGGGCAGACACCGCGGCGCGGCGCGGGTGGCGGTGCTGCGCGACGGCGCGGACCCGGTGGGCTTCCTCCCGTTCGAGCGCAACGCCCTGGGGGTCGGCCGGGCCATCGGTCTCGGCCTCTCCGACTGCCAGGCCCTGGTGCACCGCCCCGGGGTCACCTGGGACTCCGACGAACTGCTGCGCGCCTGCGGGCTGTCCATCTTCGAGTTCGACCATCTCGTGGCGGAACAGAAGCCGTTCGGCCGGCACGTCACGGGCACGTTCGCGTCACCGGTGATCGACCTGGAGCCCGCCGACCGCGACGGCGACTACGCGACGTGGCTGCGCGGCGCGTACCCCGGGCTGGCCAAGACGACCCTGAAGAAGGAGCGCCGTCTCGGGCGGAACGTGGGCGAGATGAGGTTCGTCCACGACGAACGCGACCCGGCGGCGCTGCGCACGCTCATGCGGTGGAAGTCCGCGCAGTACCGCCGGACGGGACGGATGGACCGGTTCGCGCGGCCGTGGATCGTCGATCTCGTCACCCATCTGTTCCAGGTCCGCGAGGAGCACTTCACCGGCGTGCTGTCCGTGCTGTACGCCGGTGACCGGCCGGTCGCGGCCCACTTCGGGCCGCGGTCGCGCACGGTGTTCGCGGCCTGGTTCACCGCGTACGACCCGGAGTTGAGCTACTACTCGCCCGGTCTGATCATGCACCTGCGGCTGGCCGAGGCGGCGGGCCGGGACGGGGTGCGGCTGATGGACATGGGGCGCGGCGAGAAGGAGTACAAGGACTGGCTCAAGACCCGCGAACTGCGGGTGGGTGAGGGGTTCGCGAGCCGGCCCCACCCGGTGGCGGCGGCGCACCGGCTGTGGCGCCGGCCGGTACGCGGCCTGCGCAACACGGTCCTGGCCCATCCCTCCCTGCGCGAGCCGGCCGACCGGCTGCTCAAGGCGGTCGGCACCCTGCGCTCGCCGGGCCGGCCCCGTCCGGGCTCCTCGGCCCCCTGA
- a CDS encoding acyl-CoA dehydrogenase family protein, with protein MAPSSAPRSDADLVERVRAIRPLIRSHALRAEQRRRVTGEVVAALSDAGIHRMNVPRRYGGHQTRLRTQVDALAEIAAACGSAAFMASIQAGCAFIASLLPDEAQDEIFTGPDVRVGGTLIPDATAVATDGGYVVNGTSAFATGCQDADWHLLTVRLPSDDGPPEVLWAAVPMAELEVLDDWYVSGLAGSGSNSVVARDVLVPAHRVLPVGPLLSGEFPAQANADDPFYRMPVLLLFCAWTVPTALGLARSALAEFTERTHRRGITYTFHERQHEAAVTHLQAGEAAMKIACAELLTAEFVALIESRAVTGEPCTTEERARIRAQCGYATRLCKEAVDLIGSASGASSLRQEEPVQRAVRDLHALSLHSFVNPATNLELYGRVLSGLDAGTPFL; from the coding sequence ATGGCTCCGTCCTCAGCACCTCGTTCCGACGCCGACCTGGTGGAGCGCGTACGGGCGATCCGCCCGCTGATCCGCTCGCACGCCCTGCGCGCCGAACAGCGGCGGCGGGTGACGGGCGAGGTCGTCGCGGCCCTGTCGGACGCCGGGATCCACCGGATGAACGTCCCCCGCCGGTACGGCGGTCACCAGACCCGGCTGCGCACCCAGGTCGACGCACTGGCCGAGATCGCCGCCGCCTGCGGTTCGGCCGCCTTCATGGCGTCGATCCAGGCCGGCTGCGCGTTCATCGCCTCGCTCCTCCCCGACGAGGCGCAGGACGAGATCTTCACCGGCCCGGACGTGCGGGTGGGCGGCACCCTCATCCCGGACGCCACGGCGGTCGCGACGGACGGCGGTTACGTCGTGAACGGCACCTCGGCCTTCGCCACCGGCTGCCAGGACGCCGACTGGCACCTCCTGACGGTCCGGCTCCCCTCGGACGACGGGCCGCCCGAGGTGCTGTGGGCCGCCGTCCCCATGGCCGAACTGGAGGTGCTCGACGACTGGTACGTCTCGGGCCTGGCGGGCAGCGGCAGCAACAGCGTCGTCGCACGGGACGTCCTCGTGCCGGCCCACCGCGTGCTGCCGGTCGGCCCGCTGCTGAGCGGTGAGTTTCCGGCCCAGGCCAACGCCGACGACCCGTTCTACCGGATGCCGGTCCTGCTGCTGTTCTGCGCGTGGACGGTGCCGACCGCGCTCGGTCTGGCCCGGTCGGCGCTGGCGGAGTTCACCGAGCGGACGCACCGGCGGGGCATCACGTACACCTTCCACGAGCGGCAGCACGAGGCGGCCGTCACCCATCTGCAAGCGGGTGAGGCGGCCATGAAGATAGCCTGCGCCGAGCTGCTGACCGCCGAGTTCGTCGCCCTGATCGAGTCCCGGGCCGTGACCGGTGAGCCGTGCACGACCGAGGAGCGGGCCCGGATCCGGGCGCAGTGCGGGTATGCGACCCGGCTGTGCAAGGAGGCCGTCGACCTGATCGGGTCGGCGTCCGGCGCTTCCTCGCTGCGTCAGGAGGAACCCGTGCAGCGGGCGGTGCGCGATCTGCACGCCCTGAGCCTGCACTCCTTCGTCAACCCGGCCACCAACCTGGAGCTGTACGGCCGGGTCCTGTCCGGGCTGGACGCGGGCACGCCGTTCCTGTAG